The proteins below come from a single Bacillota bacterium genomic window:
- the gdhA gene encoding NADP-specific glutamate dehydrogenase, whose protein sequence is MNINEFMNYVISRNPGEVEFHQAVEEVVESILPVIEENPKYLKAKILERLVEPERIVIFRVPWVDDKGDVQVNRGYRIEWNSAIGPYKGGIRFHPSVNLSILKFLAFEQVFKNSLTTLPMGGGKGGSDFDPKGKSDNEVMRFCQSFMTELSRHIGPNTDIPAGDIGVGGREIGYMFGQYKRLRNEFTGVLTGKGLNWGGSLIRPEATGYGCVYFVQEMLKSKGDSLEGKRCTVSGSGNVAQYTAEKLLELGARVVTFSDSNGFICAEQGISKEDLSCVLDLKNVRRGRIKECTEEFECDYYENQRPWSIKCDIAFPCATQNEIDENDAKTLVANGCIAVGEGANMPTTPAGVEVFQKARILYAPGKAANAGGVSTSGLEMSQNSIRIAWPREEVDRRLHEIMVAIHNQCVKYGREDDGYVDYVRGANIAGFVKVADAMIDQGAV, encoded by the coding sequence ATGAATATTAACGAGTTTATGAATTATGTTATCAGCAGGAATCCTGGTGAAGTAGAATTTCACCAGGCAGTAGAGGAAGTAGTTGAATCAATACTACCTGTAATTGAAGAAAATCCAAAATATCTGAAGGCAAAAATACTGGAAAGATTGGTAGAACCGGAAAGAATAGTTATTTTCAGGGTACCCTGGGTAGATGACAAGGGAGATGTCCAGGTCAATCGCGGTTATCGCATTGAATGGAACAGTGCAATCGGGCCTTATAAAGGTGGAATCAGGTTTCACCCGAGTGTAAACCTGAGCATCCTTAAATTCCTGGCTTTTGAACAGGTTTTCAAAAATTCACTGACAACTCTGCCCATGGGTGGTGGCAAGGGTGGTTCCGATTTTGACCCCAAAGGTAAATCGGACAATGAAGTAATGAGATTCTGTCAGAGTTTCATGACTGAGCTTTCCAGGCACATTGGACCGAATACCGATATACCTGCCGGAGATATCGGGGTAGGTGGCCGGGAAATAGGTTATATGTTTGGTCAGTATAAAAGGCTTCGTAATGAGTTTACAGGGGTATTAACCGGTAAAGGATTAAACTGGGGTGGCAGCCTGATCCGGCCGGAAGCAACCGGCTATGGTTGTGTGTACTTTGTTCAGGAGATGCTTAAAAGTAAGGGTGATTCGCTGGAAGGTAAAAGATGCACGGTGTCCGGCTCCGGCAATGTTGCACAGTATACAGCGGAAAAACTTCTTGAACTGGGTGCCAGGGTGGTAACATTCTCTGATTCAAACGGGTTTATCTGCGCTGAACAAGGTATCAGCAAAGAAGACCTTTCCTGTGTACTGGATCTGAAAAATGTCCGGCGGGGAAGGATTAAAGAGTGCACCGAGGAATTTGAATGCGATTATTATGAGAACCAAAGACCGTGGTCCATCAAGTGTGACATTGCTTTTCCCTGCGCTACCCAGAATGAAATTGATGAAAATGATGCAAAAACACTTGTTGCAAACGGCTGTATTGCTGTCGGCGAAGGAGCAAACATGCCGACTACACCTGCCGGGGTGGAGGTTTTTCAGAAAGCGAGGATCCTCTATGCTCCCGGAAAAGCAGCAAATGCAGGCGGGGTATCAACTTCCGGTTTGGAAATGTCTCAGAACAGCATAAGAATAGCCTGGCCGCGTGAAGAAGTGGATAGAAGGCTCCACGAGATCATGGTGGCGATTCACAACCAGTGCGTGAAATACGGCCGGGAAGATGACGGCTATGTTGATTATGTAAGAGGGGCTAATATTGCAGGATTTGTTAAGGTAGCCGATGCAATGATCGATCAGGGCGCTGTATAA
- a CDS encoding PEP/pyruvate-binding domain-containing protein, translated as MDLKKLNYYYTKFKFGEDNFHDLMQFRVREILLISTLYDAYTFEQESRLSQQLVGEYHELKLTTIPRITNVPTTEDALSKLEEQHFDLIITTMRISGLSAFELGKQIKEKHPDIPILLLLTNKADLSIVSGKRDEMDCFDNVFLWNGDSKLILAMIKYIEDRKNVEYDTRNGLVRVILLVEDSVSFYSIYLPTLYTEIMIQTQRLISEELNDAQKYYRMRARPKVLCARNYEEAMDICSQYKEFMLCIISDVRYEKDGDINCEAGIELTRTLKDEKWDIPILLQSSEIVDKEIAESMQVHFIHKYSPNLLYELKSFILNNLGFGDFIFRNEKGEEIGRATSLADLENKITQIPKESLLYHSKRNHFSAWLIAHGEIQVARKIKPVKGTDFPDTDAHRQFLVDVFNKTRNDRRKGKVIEFEKNSLSMENQIVKLTEGSLGGKGRGIAFFNSLFTIIELDRHDENVEIKIPKTVIIGTDEYDLFIERNGLRSLMSSDDDQLIQRQFLKGELTETLKGKLSDLLDVIEKPLAVRSSGLLEDSQSQPFAGIYDTFMLPNNHMSKTVRLEQLMMAIKLVYASVYHQNAKSYIESLRYRLEEEKMAVVIQEIVGRENDGFYYPHISGVAQSYNFYPTSHLKHHDGVSMLAVGLGHSIVEGGRNYRFCPRYPDMNFFPIEDQVRYSQTEIYALDMHRNEQVFSNGDLLTLAMLPIKTVEEHKNLTHLASVWDAENNRIDDGLSLPGPRVVNFSNILKYEAFPLAKILVDILDVSEVAFGVPVEIEFAVDLTKNRKSGEKPSFYFLQVRPLTVNTEDMNLNLEAARKEDLILFTNEGMGHGIVDNLYDLVVVDPERFDKTRTADIEKEIEYFNQKMKDENRRYILIGPGRWGSRDRSLGIPVNWGQISQAQVIVEAGIKDFNIEPSQGTHFFHNLIAMNVGYFNISYDSKTDFIDWQWIKSQEPQEMRAYTAHFSCSEPLVVKMDGKKGISMILKSRN; from the coding sequence ATGGATCTAAAAAAACTAAATTACTATTACACAAAATTTAAGTTTGGTGAAGATAACTTTCATGATTTAATGCAGTTCAGGGTTCGGGAAATACTGCTGATTTCCACCCTTTATGATGCCTACACATTTGAACAGGAATCCCGTCTCAGTCAGCAGTTGGTTGGTGAGTACCACGAATTGAAGCTCACTACCATACCGAGAATAACCAATGTGCCAACAACAGAAGATGCTTTAAGTAAGTTGGAAGAACAGCATTTTGATCTGATAATAACCACCATGCGTATTTCCGGTTTATCAGCTTTTGAACTGGGAAAGCAGATCAAAGAAAAACACCCTGATATCCCCATACTGCTGCTGTTAACCAATAAAGCCGATCTCAGTATTGTATCCGGAAAACGGGACGAAATGGACTGCTTTGACAACGTATTTCTCTGGAACGGAGACTCCAAGCTGATTTTGGCCATGATCAAATACATCGAAGATAGAAAAAATGTCGAATACGATACAAGAAACGGCCTTGTCAGGGTTATTCTTCTTGTAGAAGATTCGGTTAGTTTTTATTCAATTTACCTGCCTACTCTTTATACCGAGATAATGATCCAAACCCAGAGATTAATTTCTGAAGAGTTAAATGATGCCCAGAAATACTACCGGATGAGAGCAAGGCCGAAAGTACTATGCGCCCGTAATTATGAAGAGGCTATGGATATTTGCAGTCAGTATAAAGAATTTATGCTCTGCATAATCTCTGATGTCCGTTACGAGAAAGATGGGGATATTAACTGTGAAGCCGGTATAGAGCTAACCAGAACTTTAAAAGACGAAAAATGGGATATACCGATTTTGCTCCAATCATCGGAGATAGTTGACAAAGAGATTGCTGAGTCGATGCAGGTGCATTTTATACACAAATACTCACCTAACCTGCTGTATGAACTAAAAAGTTTTATTCTGAATAACCTTGGTTTCGGTGATTTCATATTCAGGAATGAAAAGGGGGAAGAGATTGGAAGGGCTACATCACTTGCCGATCTGGAAAATAAAATAACCCAAATCCCTAAAGAGTCATTACTATATCATAGCAAACGAAATCATTTTTCTGCATGGTTAATTGCTCATGGAGAAATACAGGTTGCCCGAAAAATCAAGCCTGTAAAAGGCACTGATTTTCCGGATACTGACGCCCACCGTCAATTTTTGGTTGATGTTTTCAATAAAACAAGAAATGATCGCCGGAAAGGCAAGGTAATCGAATTTGAAAAAAATTCCCTCTCCATGGAAAACCAGATAGTGAAATTAACCGAAGGTTCTCTGGGCGGCAAAGGCCGGGGGATTGCATTTTTTAACAGCCTTTTTACAATTATCGAGCTTGACAGGCACGATGAAAATGTAGAAATAAAGATTCCAAAAACGGTTATAATCGGGACCGACGAGTATGACCTCTTTATTGAAAGAAACGGTTTACGTAGCCTTATGTCCTCTGATGACGATCAGCTGATCCAGCGCCAGTTTCTAAAAGGTGAACTGACCGAGACCTTGAAGGGAAAACTGTCTGATCTTCTCGATGTTATTGAAAAACCGCTGGCAGTGCGGTCATCCGGACTCCTTGAAGACTCTCAATCACAACCATTTGCCGGTATTTATGACACTTTCATGCTTCCGAATAATCATATGTCAAAAACAGTACGGCTCGAACAGCTGATGATGGCTATTAAACTTGTTTATGCTTCTGTATACCACCAGAATGCAAAAAGTTATATTGAAAGTCTTCGATATCGCCTGGAGGAAGAAAAAATGGCTGTTGTGATCCAGGAGATTGTCGGCAGGGAGAACGATGGATTCTACTATCCGCATATTTCCGGTGTAGCTCAATCATACAACTTTTATCCTACTTCGCATTTAAAACACCATGACGGGGTGTCAATGCTGGCTGTTGGCCTGGGCCATTCCATAGTAGAAGGTGGCCGAAATTATCGTTTTTGTCCCCGTTATCCCGATATGAACTTTTTTCCCATAGAGGATCAGGTCCGCTATTCCCAGACTGAAATTTATGCTCTCGATATGCACCGGAATGAACAGGTTTTTTCCAATGGTGATTTATTAACCCTTGCCATGCTGCCCATTAAAACTGTTGAAGAACATAAAAATCTAACCCATCTGGCTTCTGTCTGGGACGCGGAGAACAACAGGATTGATGATGGTCTTTCACTGCCCGGACCACGAGTGGTTAATTTTTCTAATATCCTCAAATACGAAGCCTTTCCCCTGGCTAAAATTCTGGTTGATATTCTGGATGTATCAGAAGTTGCTTTCGGAGTGCCTGTTGAAATTGAATTTGCTGTGGATCTGACTAAAAATAGAAAATCCGGAGAAAAGCCGTCCTTTTATTTTCTTCAGGTGAGACCTTTGACAGTCAACACTGAGGATATGAACCTTAACCTTGAAGCAGCCCGCAAAGAAGACCTTATACTTTTTACAAACGAGGGCATGGGACACGGAATTGTCGATAATCTTTACGACCTGGTTGTGGTTGATCCGGAACGGTTTGATAAAACACGGACAGCTGATATAGAAAAAGAGATTGAGTATTTTAACCAAAAAATGAAAGATGAAAACAGGCGCTACATCCTTATTGGTCCGGGTAGGTGGGGTTCGAGGGATCGCTCTCTGGGAATTCCGGTTAACTGGGGACAGATATCTCAGGCCCAGGTTATTGTTGAGGCTGGTATAAAAGATTTCAATATTGAACCGTCACAGGGAACTCACTTTTTCCATAACTTGATTGCAATGAATGTTGGATATTTTAACATTTCCTATGATTCGAAAACAGATTTTATTGATTGGCAGTGGATTAAGTCACAGGAGCCGCAGGAAATGAGAGCGTATACTGCCCATTTCAGTTGTAGTGAACCACTGGTGGTAAAGATGGATGGTAAAAAGGGCATATCAATGATTTTGAAAAGCAGAAACTAG
- a CDS encoding 2-oxoacid:acceptor oxidoreductase family protein, producing the protein MSNRQEILLTGAGGQGLILASIVLAEAAVNDNKNVVQTQSYGPEARGGASMAGVIIDVDTIEYPKVTNPTVLLCMNQASFNKYLPKIKPGCIVIVDSTFVSGPFREEYNVMSFPITRMAREELGKEVVANMMALGVINAAAGLVNRDVFSQSIFKLAPKGSGELNQKAFDLGYQLFEKGSGDNIGISAQAPQ; encoded by the coding sequence TTGAGTAACAGGCAGGAGATATTACTGACCGGCGCGGGAGGACAGGGTTTGATCCTTGCTTCCATCGTGCTTGCAGAAGCGGCGGTTAATGATAATAAAAATGTTGTGCAGACGCAGTCATACGGCCCTGAAGCAAGGGGTGGGGCCAGTATGGCCGGGGTAATTATCGATGTAGATACGATTGAATACCCTAAAGTGACAAATCCGACTGTCCTGCTATGTATGAATCAGGCTTCCTTCAATAAATACCTCCCGAAGATTAAACCCGGTTGTATTGTTATTGTCGATTCCACGTTTGTCAGCGGACCTTTTCGCGAAGAATATAATGTCATGTCATTTCCGATTACCCGGATGGCCCGGGAAGAGCTTGGAAAAGAAGTGGTGGCCAACATGATGGCACTCGGTGTTATTAATGCGGCAGCAGGGCTGGTCAACCGTGATGTGTTTAGTCAGAGTATCTTTAAACTTGCACCTAAAGGAAGTGGTGAACTCAATCAAAAAGCCTTCGATTTGGGTTACCAGCTTTTTGAAAAAGGCTCGGGGGATAATATCGGAATATCTGCTCAAGCCCCTCAATAA
- a CDS encoding 2-oxoacid:ferredoxin oxidoreductase subunit beta, whose amino-acid sequence MEQLTRDFLRSQKLPHIWCPGCGNGIVTAALVRAIERAGYDQSDVVIVSGIGCSSRAAGYLNFNTLHTTHGRALAFATGLKMSRPELKIFVIMGDGDCSAIGGNHFIHAARRNIDLNAVIINNYIYGMTGGQHSPLTPRGKKATTAPRGTLERAFDLLELAKGAGATFGARATAAQPRQLEQLILRGANHKGFSVIEALSPCPIAYGRRNKLGTAVDMLRDMKEKSISVERSFQMADTELEEKTVTGVIYTLDAPEYSEEYYRSIEKTVN is encoded by the coding sequence ATCGAACAGTTAACCAGGGATTTTTTAAGATCACAAAAATTACCACATATCTGGTGTCCCGGCTGCGGCAACGGGATTGTAACTGCCGCTTTGGTCCGGGCTATTGAGAGGGCAGGTTATGACCAGAGCGATGTAGTTATCGTTTCCGGTATCGGCTGTTCTTCGAGAGCGGCCGGTTACCTTAACTTTAATACGTTGCACACAACACACGGCAGAGCCCTGGCATTTGCCACAGGGCTGAAGATGTCCAGACCGGAGTTGAAAATATTTGTTATTATGGGTGATGGAGATTGCAGCGCAATCGGTGGTAATCACTTTATCCATGCTGCCAGGAGGAATATAGATCTAAATGCAGTAATCATTAATAACTACATATATGGCATGACCGGTGGCCAGCATTCTCCGCTTACCCCCAGGGGCAAAAAAGCAACTACTGCGCCCCGGGGAACTCTGGAAAGGGCTTTTGATCTACTGGAACTGGCAAAAGGTGCAGGCGCAACCTTTGGAGCCAGGGCAACAGCAGCCCAACCACGTCAGCTTGAGCAGCTCATCCTGCGGGGGGCTAACCACAAAGGGTTTTCAGTTATCGAAGCGCTATCTCCCTGCCCGATAGCCTATGGCAGACGAAATAAATTGGGAACTGCAGTAGATATGCTTCGGGATATGAAAGAGAAGAGTATATCTGTGGAGAGATCTTTTCAGATGGCAGATACTGAACTTGAAGAGAAAACAGTCACCGGGGTTATCTACACTTTGGATGCACCTGAATACTCCGAAGAATACTACCGTTCTATCGAAAAGACCGTAAATTAG
- a CDS encoding 4Fe-4S binding protein yields the protein MTSNLFDNPVRGRSFLVRMESPVTNALLTINREWCKGCGICIAFCPREALFLDEMEKAVKDNQKCRACGVCEMFCPDFAISLIKQGRPDNAGDQTGPDAR from the coding sequence ATGACTTCTAATTTATTTGACAATCCTGTAAGGGGGAGATCATTTTTGGTTCGCATGGAAAGTCCGGTAACCAATGCCCTGTTAACAATCAACCGGGAATGGTGTAAAGGGTGTGGAATCTGCATAGCCTTCTGTCCAAGAGAGGCTCTTTTTTTGGATGAAATGGAAAAGGCGGTAAAGGATAATCAGAAGTGCAGAGCCTGCGGTGTTTGTGAAATGTTTTGCCCAGATTTTGCTATTTCGTTGATCAAGCAAGGGAGGCCTGATAATGCCGGAGATCAAACCGGTCCTGATGCAAGGTAA
- the gabT gene encoding 4-aminobutyrate--2-oxoglutarate transaminase — translation MSDHQGRVVSFEPGPKARELLALRDENVARGISYVLPTFIKEARGAMVTDVDGNEFLDFASGIGVVNFGHNHPAVVEAIKNQADHYLHTCFMVAMYEPYVQLAARLNKLTPGDFPKKTAFFNSGAEAVENSVKLARRFTRKTAIVSLECAFHGRTLMAMTLTSKVKPYKYGFGPFAPDVYKIPAPYCYRCRFGLTYPGCDLHCARYLEQFFAVECTADNVAAVIAEPVQGEGGFIVPPQGYFKVLQDICKRNDVLLILDEIQSGFYRTGPKLASYYFDVTPDLITMAKSLAGGVPISALTGRSEVMDAAGPGEIGGTYGGNPLGCAASLAVLDIAEKEDIESKAMETGKITSERLEDMKEKFPLIGEHRGLGAMQAIELVKDRKTKEPAPEAAKAIIKRCHDQGLIIITAGIFSNVVRLLMPVNIPADQLNRGLDILENAIAEEQGGR, via the coding sequence ATGAGCGATCATCAAGGAAGGGTGGTTTCATTTGAACCGGGACCAAAAGCGCGCGAGCTTCTGGCTTTACGTGATGAAAATGTAGCCAGGGGAATATCTTACGTGCTCCCTACATTCATCAAAGAAGCCAGGGGTGCAATGGTTACCGATGTTGATGGAAATGAATTTTTAGATTTTGCAAGCGGGATCGGCGTAGTTAACTTTGGCCATAATCATCCTGCAGTGGTGGAGGCGATAAAGAACCAGGCTGATCATTACCTGCATACCTGTTTCATGGTTGCCATGTATGAGCCTTATGTTCAGCTCGCCGCCCGATTGAACAAACTGACACCGGGTGATTTCCCTAAAAAGACTGCATTTTTTAACAGTGGAGCCGAAGCTGTTGAAAACTCGGTTAAATTAGCCCGCCGGTTCACCAGGAAAACAGCCATTGTTTCCCTGGAATGTGCTTTTCATGGCCGGACCCTGATGGCAATGACCCTTACTTCCAAGGTCAAGCCTTACAAGTACGGGTTTGGACCATTCGCACCGGATGTTTATAAAATACCGGCACCTTATTGTTATCGCTGTCGATTCGGGCTTACTTATCCTGGATGTGATCTGCATTGTGCTCGTTATCTTGAGCAGTTCTTCGCTGTAGAGTGTACTGCCGATAATGTAGCTGCTGTTATTGCCGAACCTGTCCAGGGTGAAGGCGGTTTCATTGTCCCTCCGCAGGGCTATTTCAAAGTACTGCAGGATATCTGCAAACGGAACGATGTTCTGTTGATTCTTGATGAAATCCAATCAGGTTTTTACCGAACAGGTCCCAAATTGGCCAGTTACTATTTTGATGTGACTCCCGATCTGATTACAATGGCAAAATCTCTGGCCGGTGGTGTTCCAATCAGCGCCCTGACCGGTCGCTCTGAGGTAATGGATGCAGCCGGACCGGGAGAAATAGGTGGAACATATGGAGGTAATCCTCTTGGTTGTGCTGCATCACTGGCAGTTCTGGATATAGCTGAAAAAGAAGATATTGAAAGCAAGGCTATGGAAACCGGGAAAATAACTTCTGAGCGGTTGGAAGACATGAAAGAAAAGTTCCCGCTTATCGGTGAACACCGCGGGTTGGGGGCAATGCAGGCAATTGAGTTGGTTAAGGATCGCAAAACCAAAGAACCGGCACCTGAAGCAGCAAAAGCGATTATCAAGCGCTGCCATGATCAGGGCCTGATCATTATTACAGCCGGTATTTTCAGCAATGTTGTCAGGTTGTTAATGCCGGTAAATATCCCTGCAGATCAGCTGAACAGGGGTCTCGATATCCTTGAAAACGCTATTGCAGAGGAGCAGGGAGGTCGCTGA
- a CDS encoding aldehyde ferredoxin oxidoreductase family protein: MKTLLQRSREVADLLYGSHGKLLLIDLSKSDITEKGIGEDIYKNYIGGKGLGSYLLLKMLPPEVDPLSADNLLIFTTGPAVDTVLSPASRYGVFSKSPATGLYAESYSGGHLPPLMKRTGYDALIISGKSPKPCYISISEEGVSFFSAEEIWGRESYEAEEILLKDTGLKNAQALVIGPAGEKMLPFACIKNNRWRSAGRTGLGAVMGSKNLKGIVFSGNTKASIADEEGLKEWNQRFYQNHKDSPAAQLYRRKGTPALVAVTNNAGCFPTRYWSEGSLPGWETISAEYMQESMEVKSRACYRCFFACGKLSKVLHGRHKDLVVEGPEFETIYSFGGLCCLTEMEEILYLNDLCDRWGIDTISAGNIAAFAIEAGLKGLLSQAPSYGDAESIARFLKKVVNIEDEGAIFRHGLRKTAETLGLENFAIHVKGLEPAGYDPRVLKGMGLAYGTSDRGACHLRSTFYKPELSGMIDPGQIEGKARMFIDYEDRLNIYDCLIFCRFYRDLIHWEELITVLHLLTGVRYSAAELHLISGKIQNLTRLFNLREGATIQDDMLPKRFYDQPINNGKDIITKKEYEFMLKDYYLLRGWDEYGIPRQVAPL, encoded by the coding sequence TTGAAAACGCTATTGCAGAGGAGCAGGGAGGTCGCTGATCTCTTGTATGGGTCACACGGTAAACTGCTGTTAATAGACTTGAGCAAATCAGATATTACCGAAAAGGGTATCGGTGAAGACATTTATAAAAACTATATCGGTGGTAAAGGCCTGGGCAGTTACCTGCTGTTGAAAATGCTGCCACCGGAAGTCGATCCTCTTTCTGCTGACAATTTACTGATCTTCACAACCGGTCCGGCAGTTGACACCGTTCTTTCACCGGCGAGCAGATATGGTGTGTTCAGCAAATCTCCCGCAACGGGGCTTTATGCAGAATCATACAGTGGTGGCCATTTGCCTCCCCTGATGAAAAGAACAGGATACGATGCCCTGATTATCTCAGGCAAATCACCCAAACCTTGTTATATCAGCATTTCAGAAGAAGGTGTGAGTTTTTTTAGCGCTGAGGAGATATGGGGCAGGGAATCCTATGAAGCAGAAGAAATTCTCTTAAAAGATACCGGATTGAAAAATGCCCAGGCATTGGTTATCGGGCCGGCCGGGGAAAAAATGCTGCCCTTTGCCTGTATTAAAAACAACCGCTGGCGCAGTGCCGGAAGAACAGGGCTCGGGGCGGTCATGGGATCGAAAAACCTGAAAGGTATTGTATTTAGCGGTAATACAAAAGCTTCTATCGCAGATGAGGAAGGCCTGAAGGAGTGGAATCAACGTTTTTACCAAAACCACAAGGATTCACCTGCTGCCCAGTTATATCGCCGCAAAGGAACCCCGGCACTGGTTGCAGTTACCAATAATGCCGGCTGTTTTCCTACCCGTTACTGGTCTGAAGGATCGCTTCCGGGCTGGGAAACCATAAGCGCAGAATACATGCAGGAATCGATGGAGGTTAAATCACGCGCCTGTTACCGCTGCTTTTTTGCCTGCGGAAAATTATCAAAAGTTCTACACGGCAGGCATAAAGATTTAGTTGTTGAAGGTCCCGAATTTGAAACCATTTATTCCTTCGGAGGGCTTTGCTGCCTGACTGAAATGGAAGAGATTCTTTACCTGAATGATCTATGTGATCGATGGGGTATTGATACTATTAGCGCCGGGAATATTGCGGCATTTGCTATTGAAGCAGGGTTGAAAGGTTTGCTGTCCCAAGCCCCTTCATACGGTGACGCTGAATCAATTGCCCGTTTTTTGAAAAAGGTAGTTAACATTGAAGATGAAGGAGCCATATTCCGACATGGGCTCAGGAAGACAGCAGAAACACTGGGGTTGGAAAATTTTGCAATCCATGTCAAGGGATTGGAACCGGCAGGTTATGACCCGCGGGTATTGAAAGGCATGGGATTAGCCTACGGGACATCCGACCGTGGGGCATGCCACCTGCGTTCGACTTTTTATAAACCTGAATTAAGCGGGATGATCGATCCCGGTCAAATTGAAGGAAAAGCCCGCATGTTCATCGACTATGAAGATCGTCTTAATATTTATGACTGCCTGATATTCTGCCGTTTTTACAGGGATCTGATTCACTGGGAAGAGTTAATCACTGTTCTCCACTTACTAACGGGGGTAAGGTACAGCGCAGCGGAGCTGCATCTTATTTCCGGAAAAATCCAGAATCTGACCAGGTTATTTAACCTGCGTGAAGGAGCAACCATACAAGATGATATGCTACCCAAACGCTTTTATGATCAGCCGATCAATAATGGGAAAGATATAATTACCAAAAAAGAGTATGAGTTTATGCTTAAAGATTATTACCTGTTACGCGGATGGGATGAGTATGGTATTCCCCGACAGGTAGCGCCGCTATAA
- a CDS encoding 2-oxoacid:acceptor oxidoreductase subunit alpha: MPEIKPVLMQGNEACAEGAISAGVRFYAGYPITPSTEVAEHMASKLPEIGGVFIQMEDEIASMAAVIGASIGGMRSLTATSGPGFSLKQENLGYAIMAEIPCVVVNVQRMGPSTGVPTAPAQGDVMQARWGTHGDHPIIVFSPASVYETFYLTIAAVNLSQKLRQPVIMLLDEVIGHMREKVLIPEAGKLMVERSSDKVPSDWKPYDEKGLTPLVPFGFGHFYHVTGLFHDQYGFPTGDPIQVERALDRIHGKLEKYRDEIILTNYIGHKEPRVAIITYGCTVRSARAVVKKAYWQERLPVGLLSMQTIWPFPAREVEALANQADVIIVPEMNMGQIIGEVERYACGKAKIVPLNRYDGEMITPEQILNEIGRWL; encoded by the coding sequence ATGCCGGAGATCAAACCGGTCCTGATGCAAGGTAATGAAGCCTGTGCTGAAGGTGCGATAAGTGCGGGAGTCCGGTTTTATGCCGGCTACCCGATTACTCCATCAACTGAAGTAGCCGAACACATGGCATCCAAGCTGCCTGAAATCGGTGGCGTTTTTATCCAGATGGAAGATGAGATTGCCAGCATGGCAGCTGTTATTGGAGCTTCCATCGGAGGCATGCGCTCTTTAACCGCGACCAGTGGTCCCGGTTTTTCTTTGAAACAGGAAAACCTGGGATATGCCATCATGGCTGAAATACCATGCGTAGTGGTAAATGTCCAGCGTATGGGGCCAAGTACCGGTGTGCCCACTGCACCGGCCCAGGGTGATGTGATGCAGGCAAGGTGGGGGACCCATGGTGATCACCCCATTATTGTTTTTTCTCCGGCATCAGTTTATGAAACATTTTATCTGACAATTGCAGCGGTTAATTTAAGCCAGAAGCTGAGACAACCGGTGATCATGCTCCTCGATGAGGTAATCGGGCATATGAGGGAAAAAGTTCTTATCCCGGAAGCCGGAAAATTAATGGTTGAAAGATCAAGCGATAAAGTGCCATCCGATTGGAAACCTTATGACGAAAAAGGATTAACTCCCCTGGTTCCATTTGGTTTTGGCCATTTCTATCACGTAACAGGATTATTCCATGATCAATATGGCTTCCCTACAGGCGATCCCATTCAGGTAGAGCGCGCTCTTGATCGCATCCACGGAAAACTTGAAAAATACAGAGATGAAATAATTCTGACAAACTATATCGGGCATAAGGAACCCAGGGTAGCAATTATTACCTATGGCTGTACAGTTCGGTCGGCAAGAGCGGTGGTTAAGAAAGCTTACTGGCAGGAACGTTTACCGGTTGGGCTCTTAAGTATGCAAACTATCTGGCCCTTCCCGGCCCGCGAAGTCGAAGCCCTGGCAAATCAGGCCGATGTGATAATCGTTCCGGAAATGAACATGGGACAGATCATCGGTGAGGTGGAAAGATATGCCTGTGGAAAAGCAAAAATTGTTCCATTGAACCGCTATGACGGGGAAATGATAACTCCTGAACAAATATTGAATGAGATTGGGAGGTGGCTCTAA